One Cryomorphaceae bacterium 1068 DNA window includes the following coding sequences:
- the tsaB gene encoding tRNA (adenosine(37)-N6)-threonylcarbamoyltransferase complex dimerization subunit type 1 TsaB has product MARILCLETSTKNCSVALCDGKELIAVKEDGSDKYTHAEKLHVFIETVMSQGGIKFSDIDAVAVSEGPGSYTGLRIGVSSAKGMAYALGIPLIAVNTLQAMANSLLSGDEKTLLIPMIDARRMEVFCAGFDGKGNAVFLTRPEILEAESFPEASAFDKVLYFGDGAEKCIDVLEPKGFEFVQGVEASAKGMVKLAAQKYQSSDFVDTAYFEPFYLKDFVAGKKKKPAN; this is encoded by the coding sequence TTGGCACGGATACTTTGTCTCGAAACTTCCACTAAGAATTGCTCCGTGGCATTGTGCGACGGAAAGGAGCTTATCGCGGTAAAAGAAGACGGATCAGATAAATATACCCATGCCGAGAAGCTTCACGTTTTTATAGAAACCGTGATGAGCCAAGGCGGAATTAAATTCTCTGACATTGATGCAGTAGCCGTAAGCGAAGGGCCGGGTTCATACACGGGGCTTCGCATCGGAGTTTCCTCAGCCAAGGGAATGGCCTACGCATTGGGTATTCCCCTCATTGCCGTAAACACCCTTCAAGCCATGGCAAACTCATTGCTTTCAGGAGACGAAAAGACCCTCCTCATACCCATGATCGATGCCAGAAGGATGGAAGTCTTTTGCGCGGGTTTTGACGGAAAAGGAAATGCCGTTTTTCTAACGCGCCCTGAGATTTTGGAAGCTGAATCTTTTCCCGAAGCCTCTGCTTTCGACAAGGTACTATACTTTGGCGATGGCGCCGAAAAGTGCATTGACGTACTAGAGCCAAAGGGCTTTGAATTTGTCCAAGGTGTTGAGGCTTCCGCCAAAGGAATGGTAAAGCTCGCAGCGCAAAAGTACCAATCTTCCGACTTTGTAGATACCGCTTACTTCGAGCCTTTTTACCTTAAGGATTTTGTGGCTGGTAAAAAGAAAAAGCCCGCCAACTGA
- a CDS encoding dipeptidase: MEKTKNYIDSNKDKFLNELVDLLKIPSVSTDASYKGDVLKAADFIREKLESAGADKTEVCETGGYPIVYGEKIIDPTLPTVLVYGHYDVQPADPLELWDSPPFEPVIKDGLVIARGAADDKGQMYMHIKAFESMMETNSLPCNVKFMIEGEEEIGSDSLEPFMIANKEKLAADVVLVSDTAMISNDAPSITVGLRGLSYVEVEVTGPNRDLHSGIYGGGVANPINALAAMIASLQDEKGRITIPGFYDDVEDLSTADREKLNLAPFDLAEYKADLEINDVKGEEGYTTLERTSIRPTLDVNGIWGGYTAPGAKTVLPSKAHAKISMRLVPNQSSDKITELFQKHFESIAPDYVKVKVTPHHGGEPAVTPTDSVAYKAAEMAVEEAFGKKPIPMRGGGSIPIVTYFERILGLKTILMGFGLDSNKIHSPNENYGLFNFYKGIETIPLFFKNFADLSKK, translated from the coding sequence ATGGAAAAGACAAAAAATTACATCGATTCGAATAAAGATAAATTCCTCAATGAGCTGGTAGACCTACTCAAAATACCATCGGTAAGCACAGACGCTTCCTACAAAGGTGATGTTTTGAAAGCGGCAGATTTTATCCGTGAAAAGCTAGAGTCGGCGGGTGCTGACAAAACTGAAGTTTGCGAAACGGGTGGATACCCCATTGTTTATGGAGAAAAAATCATTGATCCTACACTACCCACCGTATTGGTTTACGGCCATTACGACGTGCAACCTGCAGATCCTTTGGAGCTTTGGGATTCACCTCCATTCGAGCCGGTCATAAAAGATGGCTTGGTAATCGCTCGCGGCGCGGCCGACGATAAGGGCCAGATGTACATGCACATCAAGGCTTTCGAATCCATGATGGAAACCAATTCATTGCCCTGCAATGTCAAGTTCATGATCGAAGGTGAAGAGGAAATAGGATCAGATAGCCTTGAGCCATTTATGATTGCCAATAAAGAGAAACTTGCTGCTGATGTAGTATTGGTTTCTGATACGGCCATGATTTCAAACGATGCTCCAAGCATCACCGTAGGTTTAAGAGGACTAAGCTACGTGGAAGTTGAAGTAACGGGTCCTAACCGCGACCTTCACTCCGGCATTTATGGAGGTGGAGTGGCCAATCCCATAAATGCATTGGCAGCAATGATCGCTTCCCTTCAAGATGAAAAAGGAAGAATCACCATCCCGGGATTCTACGACGACGTAGAAGATCTGAGCACTGCCGACAGAGAGAAGCTCAACTTGGCTCCCTTTGATCTTGCAGAATACAAGGCAGATTTGGAAATCAATGATGTAAAGGGTGAAGAAGGCTACACTACCTTGGAGAGAACCAGCATAAGACCGACACTTGATGTAAACGGAATTTGGGGGGGCTACACAGCTCCAGGGGCAAAAACGGTTTTACCTTCAAAGGCTCATGCCAAAATATCCATGCGATTGGTTCCTAATCAATCGTCTGATAAAATCACCGAGCTTTTCCAGAAGCATTTTGAGAGCATTGCTCCTGACTATGTAAAAGTGAAGGTAACACCTCATCACGGGGGTGAGCCTGCCGTAACTCCAACGGATTCTGTAGCCTACAAAGCAGCTGAGATGGCGGTAGAAGAGGCATTTGGTAAAAAGCCAATTCCAATGAGAGGCGGTGGATCTATTCCAATCGTAACTTACTTTGAACGAATTCTCGGTTTGAAAACCATTCTAATGGGATTCGGATTGGATTCCAATAAAATTCACTCCCCCAACGAAAATTATGGCCTCTTCAATTTTTACAAAGGCATTGAAACGATTCCATTGTTCTTCAAAAACTTTGCAGACCTTTCTAAGAAGTAA
- a CDS encoding thioredoxin domain-containing protein yields MSSPKHTNALAEEDSLYLLQHAHNPVNWMPWGEEARQKATEENKLVLVSIGYSSCHWCHVMEHESFEDEAVAEVMNRHFVCVKVDREERPDIDQIYMEAVQMMTGQGGWPLNCFTNPEGKPVYGGTYFPKEQWVQVLKQLATLWNDNPEKVNEYGEKLTQGMKVSGILPPTDPNADWPLAALSETIENWKTRFDTERGGPNKAPKFPLPSNYSFLLKYGYIQADDEILEHVKLTLDEMGRGGIYDQIGGGFTRYSTDSEWKVPHFEKMLYDNAQLLTLYSEAYAAFGDLEYLYTVNGIKAWLRREMQNGKGGYFSAIDADSEGIEGKFYVWDKPILEQKYPDFGKYYYLDQNALWEGMIIPVRKGTISDLSKNMGIPEEEVISELAAINEKLLAERSKRMRPGTDDKSLCSWNAMLITGFANSYIHTGEESDLAEAKSILGFIESELVDQATLDLKHTWKNGKAKINGFLEDYAFLIEAYLSLYEATFAEAYLERAKELSFKTLDLFYDERTGVFFFTPHHQTDLVSRPMELNDNVIPSSNSVMAVNFIKLSSYFRLPHFEAVAKRLLNAVEKGMKEYGSGYSNWAELWLRLSIGSPELVAAGNKATTEIRKLKVYAPLVVKAAAEEKSQLELLKGRLDSTDLQFYLCQNRACKRPVNSLAEAEGEIKKIFEKN; encoded by the coding sequence ATGAGTTCTCCAAAGCATACCAATGCGCTGGCAGAAGAAGACAGTCTTTACCTTCTTCAACATGCCCACAATCCGGTAAACTGGATGCCGTGGGGTGAGGAGGCGCGCCAAAAAGCAACCGAGGAAAACAAGCTTGTACTCGTTTCTATTGGCTATTCGAGTTGCCATTGGTGCCACGTGATGGAGCATGAAAGCTTCGAAGATGAGGCGGTGGCCGAAGTTATGAACAGGCATTTCGTCTGCGTAAAGGTCGATAGAGAGGAACGTCCAGATATTGACCAAATCTACATGGAAGCCGTTCAAATGATGACGGGACAAGGGGGCTGGCCGCTCAACTGTTTCACCAATCCCGAGGGGAAACCGGTTTACGGTGGAACCTACTTTCCCAAGGAACAATGGGTACAAGTGCTCAAACAGCTGGCCACACTGTGGAATGACAATCCCGAGAAGGTAAACGAATACGGAGAAAAGCTCACTCAAGGTATGAAGGTTTCGGGCATACTGCCGCCAACTGATCCTAATGCGGATTGGCCGCTCGCGGCGCTAAGCGAAACGATTGAGAATTGGAAAACCCGATTTGACACTGAGCGAGGCGGCCCGAATAAAGCACCGAAATTTCCACTCCCTTCGAATTACTCTTTCCTGCTGAAATACGGCTACATACAAGCAGACGATGAAATTCTCGAACATGTAAAGCTCACGCTTGACGAGATGGGTCGTGGAGGTATTTACGATCAGATTGGCGGAGGCTTCACCCGCTACTCCACCGACTCGGAATGGAAGGTGCCTCATTTTGAAAAAATGCTTTACGACAATGCACAACTGCTCACACTCTATAGCGAGGCATATGCAGCATTTGGCGACTTGGAGTATCTCTACACGGTCAATGGTATCAAGGCTTGGCTGCGCCGTGAGATGCAAAACGGAAAAGGCGGCTATTTCTCAGCTATCGATGCCGATAGCGAAGGCATAGAAGGGAAATTCTACGTTTGGGACAAGCCCATTTTAGAACAGAAATATCCCGATTTCGGCAAGTACTACTACTTGGACCAGAATGCCCTTTGGGAAGGGATGATCATTCCCGTTAGAAAAGGAACGATTTCAGACCTTTCAAAAAATATGGGCATTCCCGAGGAAGAAGTCATTTCAGAACTGGCCGCCATTAATGAAAAATTACTCGCCGAAAGAAGCAAGCGCATGAGACCGGGAACAGATGATAAGAGCCTATGCTCCTGGAATGCGATGCTGATCACGGGATTTGCCAACTCCTACATTCACACCGGAGAAGAATCCGATTTGGCTGAAGCCAAAAGCATATTAGGCTTTATAGAAAGTGAGCTAGTGGATCAAGCCACGCTTGACTTAAAGCACACTTGGAAAAACGGAAAGGCGAAAATCAATGGATTCCTCGAAGACTATGCTTTCTTAATTGAAGCCTATCTCTCTCTCTACGAAGCTACTTTTGCGGAAGCATATTTAGAGCGGGCTAAAGAACTTTCGTTCAAAACCCTCGACCTTTTTTACGACGAGAGGACAGGCGTTTTCTTCTTCACACCTCATCACCAAACCGATTTGGTTTCTCGACCAATGGAGCTCAATGATAACGTAATTCCGTCTTCCAATTCGGTCATGGCAGTGAACTTCATCAAGCTTTCCTCCTACTTCCGCCTGCCACATTTTGAGGCTGTAGCCAAAAGACTGCTTAATGCTGTAGAAAAAGGGATGAAAGAATACGGGTCGGGATATTCCAATTGGGCAGAACTCTGGCTGAGGCTGAGCATCGGCTCCCCGGAATTGGTGGCTGCCGGAAACAAGGCAACCACGGAAATCAGGAAGCTGAAAGTATATGCCCCGCTGGTGGTAAAGGCTGCCGCCGAAGAAAAAAGCCAATTGGAACTGCTCAAAGGCAGACTGGATTCAACCGATCTGCAGTTTTATCTTTGTCAAAATCGAGCCTGCAAAAGACCTGTGAACTCTTTGGCAGAAGCCGAAGGAGAAATCAAGAAAATTTTCGAAAAAAATTGA
- a CDS encoding efflux RND transporter periplasmic adaptor subunit — translation MNKNTKRLLWIAGILILALVVVAVVKKRSQGDAKVTSAVSSERTIVETVVANGKIQPETEVIISSEVSGKILELPFNEGAKVLKGELLAKINPDLAQAALDRAEAAYNNALANKANAAARLVQSKAQLRNSELSFRRSEKLFEDGAISQSEFDNAQATFETAEAEVTAAEESVKAARFTVQSAQASVKEAGDSYSRTTIVAPMDGTISRLEVEEGEQVVGAMQMTGTEIMRVANLDVMEVLVDVNESDIVRVAFNDTAAVEVDAYINRKFKGIVTEIANSAKSSGMTADQVTNFEVKIRILQDSYADLVDPEHPELSPFRPGMNATVDIITARKENVVVVPIESVTTRTDTAKAEKVSAVDRLVGQKAEDDGEPFTVVFVLTDEGRAQIQVVETGIQDDKYIEITKGIDLDTEVISGPYDLVSQKLMPGDKVEAVSKEDLYSKD, via the coding sequence ATGAATAAAAATACCAAACGGTTACTCTGGATTGCAGGAATTCTGATTCTTGCCCTAGTTGTTGTGGCTGTCGTTAAGAAGCGATCGCAAGGTGACGCTAAAGTGACCAGCGCCGTTTCGTCAGAAAGAACGATTGTAGAGACCGTAGTTGCCAACGGTAAGATTCAGCCCGAAACGGAGGTGATCATCTCTTCTGAAGTTTCCGGAAAGATCTTAGAGTTGCCCTTTAATGAAGGAGCCAAAGTACTGAAAGGTGAGCTTCTCGCTAAGATTAATCCCGATTTGGCGCAAGCCGCTTTGGACAGAGCCGAGGCTGCATATAACAATGCTTTGGCCAATAAAGCCAACGCAGCCGCGCGATTGGTTCAATCAAAGGCACAGTTGAGAAATTCTGAATTGTCGTTTCGACGAAGCGAAAAACTTTTCGAAGACGGGGCAATTAGCCAATCTGAATTTGACAATGCCCAAGCTACTTTCGAAACGGCTGAGGCCGAAGTGACCGCAGCTGAAGAAAGCGTAAAAGCGGCAAGATTTACTGTTCAATCCGCACAAGCTTCGGTGAAAGAAGCGGGAGATTCCTACTCTCGCACCACCATCGTGGCGCCAATGGACGGCACCATTTCTCGGCTAGAAGTCGAAGAGGGCGAACAAGTAGTAGGAGCCATGCAAATGACGGGTACGGAGATAATGCGCGTAGCCAATCTCGATGTCATGGAAGTATTGGTAGATGTAAACGAAAGCGATATTGTAAGAGTCGCGTTTAATGATACTGCCGCTGTGGAAGTAGATGCTTACATCAACCGAAAATTTAAAGGAATTGTTACCGAAATTGCCAACTCGGCCAAATCTTCAGGTATGACTGCCGATCAGGTCACAAACTTTGAAGTGAAGATTCGAATCTTGCAAGATTCTTACGCCGACTTAGTCGATCCTGAGCATCCTGAATTGTCTCCTTTCAGACCGGGAATGAATGCCACAGTCGATATCATCACTGCGCGGAAAGAGAATGTAGTAGTCGTTCCGATAGAAAGCGTAACGACCCGTACCGATACGGCTAAGGCCGAAAAAGTTTCGGCAGTTGACCGTTTGGTGGGGCAAAAAGCCGAAGATGATGGAGAGCCTTTTACTGTCGTATTTGTGCTTACCGATGAGGGTAGAGCTCAAATCCAAGTGGTGGAGACGGGCATCCAAGACGATAAGTACATTGAGATAACGAAGGGCATAGATTTGGACACGGAAGTGATCAGTGGACCTTACGATTTGGTTTCGCAAAAGCTAATGCCAGGCGATAAGGTCGAGGCAGTTTCCAAAGAAGATTTATACAGCAAGGACTAG
- a CDS encoding LEA type 2 family protein: protein MQTFLRSKALFPLLSLVLLLTSCTYENVDVEDVTGVKIQKLDKNGISFTAKLKINNPNNYKIHITSTDADLFLDGRKAGKAELENKMVIPANFNDEIEAKVRTDFEGGSLQLIPIILGAAVSKRVSLQAKGTLKARSFIIGQKFDFDYSHEAKF from the coding sequence TTGCAGACCTTTCTAAGAAGTAAAGCGCTTTTCCCGCTATTGTCCCTTGTTCTCCTTTTGACTTCATGCACCTACGAAAATGTAGATGTAGAAGACGTTACAGGAGTTAAAATTCAAAAGCTGGACAAGAATGGTATCAGTTTTACTGCAAAATTGAAAATCAACAATCCGAACAATTACAAGATTCACATCACATCTACAGATGCTGATTTGTTCTTGGATGGAAGGAAAGCAGGCAAGGCAGAGTTGGAGAACAAGATGGTCATTCCTGCAAACTTCAATGATGAGATTGAAGCAAAAGTGAGAACGGACTTTGAAGGTGGGAGTCTCCAGCTTATTCCCATCATACTGGGGGCGGCGGTCAGTAAACGAGTCAGTCTGCAAGCCAAAGGCACTCTGAAGGCCCGCTCATTTATAATTGGCCAAAAATTTGATTTCGATTATTCACACGAAGCCAAGTTTTAA
- a CDS encoding S46 family peptidase, translating into MRKSIIISALLALITITSVRADEGMWLPLLIERLNQRDLQKMGLQLTPEEIYSVNKSSLKDAIVSMGGFCTGEIISPNGLMLTNHHCGYDAIRENSTVEADYLTNGFWAKSYAEELTNEGLYVSFLVRMEDVTEEMLAAVEGAESEDERNQIISAKGKELAAAATQDSHYNARVSSFYAGNEFYLFVYETFTDVRLVGAPPSSVGKYGGDTDNWMWPRQTGDFSMFRVYSGPDGKPADYSQDNIPLSPKHFLPVSIAGLEEGDFTMTAGYPGSTDRYLTSFGIQQALDLKNPTIVEIRDAKLAALREDMKQDDAVRLMYASKYAQIANYWKYFIGQTEQLKANNVKEAKEELEANFQNWADSDPARKAKYGMALDMIEKAYAMTDKNVIGGTYVLEGGLLGADVNLFAYRMGSQIDGYLQMEEGEEKEEMKKGLMAYAEEFFEGANMSTDKKLFAVTHELYSKNVPADQQPEYMKDLNGKMDGKWMKYADKVYSKSIFTDKERMMKFLTDPSQKTYDKDPMKAISADLFAIYRGRAEQNAEANEMLVKGNRLFIAGLREMNPDKEFYPDANSTMRLSFGNVADYEPKDGVTYNYFTTLEGVMEKMDPDDDEFQVPAKLVELYKAKDYGQYADKNGDLVVNFISTNDITGGNSGSPVINGNGELVGLAFDGNWEAMSGDINFEKSIQRTISVDIRYVLFMVDKFAGATNLIDEMTLVKTKAKPAMEAAKAPMNSEVEKVEMN; encoded by the coding sequence ATGAGAAAATCCATCATCATTTCGGCGCTTCTCGCGCTTATCACCATCACATCTGTAAGAGCAGATGAAGGCATGTGGTTGCCACTGCTCATAGAGCGTTTGAACCAAAGAGATTTACAGAAAATGGGGCTGCAACTAACCCCCGAAGAAATTTACAGTGTCAACAAGTCCAGCCTAAAGGATGCCATCGTTTCGATGGGTGGTTTTTGCACGGGCGAAATCATCTCGCCGAATGGCTTGATGCTGACCAACCACCACTGTGGGTACGACGCTATTCGCGAAAACAGTACGGTAGAGGCTGACTACCTGACCAATGGTTTTTGGGCCAAATCATACGCCGAAGAGCTCACGAATGAAGGACTTTATGTTTCTTTCTTGGTGCGTATGGAAGACGTAACGGAAGAAATGCTTGCCGCAGTTGAGGGAGCAGAATCAGAAGATGAACGCAATCAAATCATTTCTGCTAAAGGAAAGGAATTGGCAGCGGCAGCTACCCAAGATTCGCATTACAATGCTCGAGTGAGCAGTTTCTACGCAGGCAATGAGTTCTACCTTTTTGTGTACGAGACTTTCACTGACGTTCGCCTCGTAGGAGCGCCACCATCAAGCGTGGGTAAGTACGGAGGAGATACAGATAATTGGATGTGGCCGAGACAAACGGGAGACTTTTCAATGTTTCGTGTTTACAGCGGCCCTGACGGAAAGCCTGCTGATTATAGCCAAGACAATATTCCCCTTTCGCCAAAGCATTTCCTACCTGTATCTATTGCCGGTCTGGAAGAGGGTGACTTTACGATGACCGCCGGTTACCCGGGAAGTACGGATCGATACCTGACTTCATTCGGTATACAGCAAGCACTGGATCTGAAAAACCCAACCATTGTTGAAATCAGAGATGCAAAGCTCGCCGCACTTCGCGAAGACATGAAACAAGATGATGCCGTAAGATTGATGTACGCATCGAAATACGCGCAAATCGCCAACTATTGGAAGTACTTCATTGGACAAACAGAGCAACTGAAAGCCAATAACGTGAAGGAAGCCAAAGAAGAATTGGAAGCAAACTTTCAAAACTGGGCAGATTCTGACCCCGCTCGAAAAGCCAAGTACGGAATGGCCTTGGACATGATCGAAAAAGCCTATGCCATGACCGACAAAAACGTGATCGGTGGTACCTACGTTTTGGAAGGAGGGCTCCTCGGAGCAGATGTCAATCTATTTGCTTACCGAATGGGTAGTCAAATTGATGGATACCTGCAAATGGAAGAAGGAGAAGAGAAAGAGGAAATGAAAAAGGGGCTTATGGCTTACGCCGAAGAATTCTTCGAAGGGGCAAATATGTCTACGGATAAGAAGCTCTTTGCCGTCACTCACGAGTTGTATTCTAAAAATGTACCGGCTGATCAGCAACCTGAGTACATGAAAGACTTGAATGGCAAAATGGACGGCAAGTGGATGAAGTACGCTGATAAGGTTTATTCCAAAAGCATTTTCACCGATAAGGAGCGCATGATGAAATTCTTAACTGATCCATCTCAGAAGACCTATGATAAAGATCCGATGAAGGCTATCAGTGCAGACCTCTTCGCTATTTACCGAGGCAGAGCAGAACAAAATGCCGAAGCCAATGAGATGCTGGTAAAAGGAAACAGACTATTCATTGCGGGACTGAGAGAAATGAATCCCGACAAAGAATTCTATCCCGATGCCAACTCTACCATGCGTCTTTCTTTTGGAAACGTTGCCGACTATGAACCCAAAGACGGAGTGACCTACAACTACTTTACGACCTTGGAAGGGGTGATGGAAAAGATGGATCCCGACGATGACGAGTTTCAAGTTCCTGCAAAGCTGGTCGAACTTTACAAAGCGAAAGACTACGGACAGTATGCCGATAAAAACGGCGACTTGGTGGTAAACTTTATCAGCACGAACGACATTACCGGTGGTAACTCAGGTAGCCCTGTGATCAACGGAAACGGAGAACTGGTAGGATTGGCCTTTGACGGAAACTGGGAGGCGATGAGTGGCGACATCAATTTTGAGAAGTCCATTCAGCGAACCATCTCGGTTGATATTCGGTATGTCCTGTTCATGGTTGACAAGTTTGCCGGTGCGACCAACCTGATTGACGAAATGACATTGGTAAAAACAAAGGCCAAGCCGGCAATGGAAGCGGCAAAAGCACCAATGAATTCAGAAGTGGAAAAAGTGGAGATGAACTAA